The Gemmatimonadota bacterium genome contains a region encoding:
- a CDS encoding BlaI/MecI/CopY family transcriptional regulator, producing MIARNESYLGDLSRRERQIMDALFQRGEASVAEVRDDLADPPSYSAVRATLAVLEKKGRVRHRDDAGRYLYAPVVAPERARNAALKHVVRTFFDGSPAEAAVALLRMSDTGLSPTTLDELAAAIGRAEHEGR from the coding sequence ATGATCGCACGGAACGAATCCTATCTGGGGGACCTGAGCCGGCGCGAGCGGCAGATCATGGACGCGCTCTTCCAGCGAGGCGAGGCCTCGGTGGCGGAGGTGCGCGATGACCTGGCCGATCCGCCCAGCTATTCCGCCGTGCGCGCCACGCTTGCCGTGCTGGAAAAGAAGGGGCGGGTGCGCCACCGCGACGACGCGGGGCGGTACCTGTACGCGCCCGTCGTCGCACCCGAACGGGCCCGCAACGCAGCGCTGAAGCACGTGGTACGGACATTCTTCGACGGCTCGCCGGCGGAGGCAGCGGTGGCGCTGTTGCGCATGTCGGATACAGGATTGAGCCCAACGACCCTTGACGAGCTTGCGGCGGCCATCGGGCGCGCCGAGCACGAAGGCAGGTAG
- a CDS encoding HEAT repeat domain-containing protein, whose translation MNGFPLFGLDQDVFLGLLVDVTVRGSLLLLLIAGLTRLLRDRSAAVRHAAWTAGIVAFLALPLLSTNLPWRLKVLPLTAGAPAAQGAQPALDAAPPAVQTTGDARPELARDARSEVDPGAMAGAAAAGSGDRLQAERATEDGVAAEPVGAVAGARSALAALGLKRALLLLWATGTLLLVARLLIGSVRVRRLVSRARELTDEPSERSVFHLARRLGIGSYVRLVHSDEISMPITTGVGRPTIVLPDGFEDWSEDRLRAVILHELAHIQRRDVLSHLMSRFACALHWFNPMAWHSAARLRTESERACDDMVLGAGTRASAYADHLLSILRACSTVPSPATAIPMARRTEFEGRLLAILEPDARRAAAGRGTIVTLAALVALVAVPLAALAPSEAEAPAIIGAPASTDAQPDGFPEVERAELDAAPVELEEEERAVDTVERTLTDAVEGAADRIEHLGGGASELGNDLANIARGAVDAIDDIQDTFDQEVSGGRLVAALTPILTDDEDPRTRTAAALALGDVEDPRAVEALSRALAEDPDEDVRRAAAWALGEIESPLGVPALARAARTDASMSVREMAVWALGEIEHPDAIPALAEIATSAGPDDIRRRAVWGLGEIEHPDAIPTLADIATSDAPEELRRLAVWGLGEIEHPDAIPALGRVIRDEQDELRAMAVWALGEIEHPDGVEYLRAPLSDPDPAMRRRAVWALGEIESERGVDVVAEALSDSDASVRATAVWALGEIESGRAVPHLTPLLRDADNAVRLRAAWALGEIESGAAVEALSAAAVDTDLRVRQVVVWALAEIESPRGVPALRRALADDDRQVRFMALRGLADIETPDAMEGIIDALESGDADMRRAATAALGGGNGYDWDDSYFDFDWDDVFGDLMDWDHWDDDWYSWSDDPDPDPDPDF comes from the coding sequence ATGAATGGCTTTCCGCTCTTTGGCCTGGACCAGGACGTCTTCCTGGGGCTGCTCGTCGATGTGACGGTGCGCGGGTCTCTGCTGCTCCTGCTGATCGCCGGCCTCACGCGTCTGCTGCGCGATCGCTCCGCGGCCGTCCGACACGCGGCCTGGACGGCGGGCATAGTCGCTTTTCTGGCCCTGCCGCTGCTGTCTACCAACCTGCCGTGGAGACTGAAGGTCCTGCCGCTGACGGCCGGGGCGCCGGCGGCTCAGGGCGCTCAGCCCGCGCTCGACGCCGCACCACCCGCCGTGCAGACGACCGGTGACGCCAGGCCGGAGCTTGCTCGCGACGCGCGGTCCGAAGTGGACCCGGGCGCAATGGCCGGCGCAGCGGCCGCCGGGTCGGGCGACCGGCTCCAGGCCGAGCGCGCCACCGAAGACGGAGTCGCGGCCGAGCCGGTGGGCGCGGTGGCGGGCGCCCGGAGCGCGCTCGCCGCGCTGGGGCTGAAGCGGGCCCTGCTGCTCCTGTGGGCGACCGGTACGCTGCTGCTCGTCGCGCGACTCCTGATCGGCAGCGTGCGCGTGCGCCGGCTGGTCTCGCGGGCACGCGAGCTCACCGACGAGCCCTCCGAGCGCAGCGTATTCCACCTGGCGCGCCGGCTGGGCATAGGCAGCTACGTGCGGCTGGTTCACAGCGACGAGATTTCGATGCCCATCACCACGGGCGTGGGGCGCCCCACCATCGTGCTACCCGACGGCTTCGAAGACTGGAGCGAGGACCGGCTGCGCGCGGTGATCCTGCACGAGCTCGCGCACATCCAGCGGCGCGACGTCCTGTCTCACCTGATGTCTCGGTTCGCCTGCGCGCTGCACTGGTTCAACCCCATGGCGTGGCATTCCGCCGCTCGGCTGCGCACCGAGAGCGAGCGCGCGTGTGACGACATGGTGCTGGGAGCCGGCACGCGCGCGTCCGCGTACGCCGACCACCTCCTGTCGATCCTGCGCGCTTGCTCGACGGTGCCGTCGCCGGCGACCGCGATCCCGATGGCGCGCCGGACCGAGTTCGAGGGACGGCTCCTCGCCATCCTCGAGCCCGACGCCCGCCGCGCCGCGGCCGGGCGGGGCACGATCGTCACGCTGGCCGCCCTGGTGGCGCTGGTCGCCGTGCCGCTGGCCGCGCTGGCGCCTTCCGAGGCAGAGGCACCGGCAATAATCGGCGCGCCCGCGTCGACCGACGCGCAGCCTGATGGCTTCCCGGAAGTCGAGCGCGCCGAGTTGGACGCGGCGCCGGTGGAGCTGGAGGAAGAAGAGCGCGCGGTAGACACTGTGGAGCGCACCCTGACCGACGCCGTCGAAGGCGCCGCCGACCGCATCGAGCACCTCGGCGGAGGCGCCTCCGAGCTCGGAAACGACCTGGCGAACATCGCACGCGGAGCGGTCGACGCCATCGACGATATCCAGGACACGTTCGATCAGGAAGTGTCGGGCGGCCGCCTCGTGGCGGCGCTGACGCCGATCCTCACCGACGATGAGGACCCCCGCACGCGCACGGCCGCGGCGCTCGCGCTGGGCGACGTGGAGGACCCGCGCGCGGTCGAGGCGCTCTCCAGGGCGCTGGCCGAAGACCCCGACGAGGACGTGCGCCGGGCCGCAGCCTGGGCGCTCGGGGAGATCGAAAGCCCGCTGGGCGTACCTGCCCTGGCGCGGGCCGCCCGCACCGACGCGTCCATGTCGGTGCGCGAGATGGCGGTTTGGGCGCTGGGCGAGATAGAGCACCCCGACGCCATTCCGGCGCTCGCCGAGATCGCGACGTCGGCTGGACCGGACGACATCCGCCGCCGCGCGGTCTGGGGGCTGGGCGAGATAGAGCACCCGGACGCGATCCCGACGCTCGCCGATATCGCCACCTCGGACGCACCCGAAGAGCTGCGCCGGCTGGCGGTGTGGGGGCTGGGTGAGATAGAGCACCCGGACGCCATTCCCGCCCTTGGGCGCGTCATCAGAGATGAGCAAGACGAGCTGCGCGCCATGGCGGTTTGGGCGCTGGGCGAGATAGAGCACCCCGACGGCGTCGAGTACCTCCGCGCGCCCCTGTCGGATCCCGACCCGGCGATGCGCCGGCGCGCGGTGTGGGCGTTGGGCGAAATCGAGAGCGAAAGGGGCGTGGACGTCGTAGCGGAAGCCCTTTCGGACAGCGACGCCTCCGTGCGCGCCACGGCCGTGTGGGCGCTGGGTGAGATCGAAAGCGGGCGGGCGGTGCCGCACCTCACTCCTCTCCTGCGCGATGCGGACAACGCGGTCCGCCTGCGCGCCGCGTGGGCACTGGGCGAGATCGAGAGCGGCGCGGCCGTGGAAGCGCTCTCCGCGGCGGCCGTGGACACCGACCTGAGGGTTCGCCAGGTAGTCGTCTGGGCGCTGGCCGAGATCGAGTCTCCGCGCGGCGTCCCGGCGCTGCGCAGGGCGTTGGCCGACGACGATCGGCAGGTCCGCTTCATGGCCCTGCGCGGCCTCGCGGACATAGAGACGCCCGACGCCATGGAGGGAATCATCGACGCCCTGGAGTCGGGGGACGCCGACATGCGCCGCGCCGCCACCGCCGCGCTCGGCGGAGGAAACGGGTATGACTGGGATGACAGCTACTTCGACTTCGATTGGGACGACGTCTTCGGGGACCTGATGGACTGGGATCACTGGGACGACGACTGGTACAGCTGGTCCGACGACCCGGATCCCGACCCCGATCCCGACTTCTGA
- a CDS encoding HEAT repeat domain-containing protein has translation MTAFSAGSTAGGLGLLMAFAWSALGGGPNGADAVPPATPDLPRAASAAPQGLLGGSRLSIRRNPAGTRQGADPVALQELLRAVEGVPPIACELAAGGVHGFWPGRRSRALLAPDPGAAARLEAGLDAADTSEGARILVDALFNGAGCRARVALGLLDRAEPAHAAPLLRPALGDASPDRRRRAALGLGALESRADRRPLEGLLGDAVADVRIAAAWALGELEDPAAIPALSRALASDADAQVRGAAARALGEISG, from the coding sequence ATGACTGCTTTCTCAGCCGGATCGACGGCGGGCGGCTTGGGCCTGCTGATGGCCTTTGCTTGGTCCGCGCTGGGCGGCGGGCCCAACGGGGCGGACGCCGTACCGCCGGCCACCCCCGACCTGCCGCGGGCGGCGTCGGCCGCGCCGCAGGGTCTCCTCGGCGGATCGCGGCTGTCGATAAGACGGAACCCCGCGGGGACGAGACAGGGCGCGGACCCGGTGGCGCTGCAGGAGCTGCTGAGGGCCGTGGAGGGAGTGCCCCCCATAGCGTGCGAGCTCGCCGCGGGCGGCGTGCACGGTTTCTGGCCCGGCCGACGGTCGCGCGCGCTGCTGGCGCCGGACCCGGGAGCCGCCGCGCGCCTGGAAGCCGGATTGGACGCCGCCGATACGTCGGAGGGCGCGCGCATCCTCGTGGACGCTCTGTTCAACGGCGCGGGCTGCCGCGCCCGGGTGGCGCTCGGCCTGCTCGACCGCGCCGAGCCGGCGCACGCGGCGCCTTTGCTGCGCCCCGCGCTCGGGGACGCCTCTCCGGACAGGCGCAGGCGGGCAGCCCTGGGACTGGGCGCGCTCGAAAGCCGGGCGGATCGACGGCCGCTCGAGGGGCTGCTTGGTGACGCGGTCGCGGACGTGCGGATAGCCGCCGCGTGGGCGCTGGGCGAGCTGGAGGACCCGGCGGCGATACCGGCGTTGTCGCGGGCGCTGGCCAGTGACGCCGACGCCCAGGTACGCGGCGCCGCGGCGCGCGCGCTGGGGGAAATCTCGGGCTAG